ggtgcaggcggtgcggtgaagaaGGAGGTTGAAATTgacagcttacgcaactacaccgcgcttcacgtcgttttgaccctactattgTTCTTTAATTAGTTTGTTACAAGAATTATTAAGCGACCAACTCGAAGCTATAGCTTGAGCCATCCGTCTTCTTGATAATGTccataatttgtttttgactTGACCGCGACTCGATGGAGTCTTCACTGATACCACTGGAATCATGTTACTAAGCATGTAAAAAGAAGTAGGCAGGGGAGAACTATGGAAGTTAGCTTGTAGGAACTTGAAACAACGCGCTAGACAAAGCTGTTTCTCTTCCAGCTAGTTTCAacttttttggagaaaaaagaaattcaaagactGAGAAAACAATCTAAAAAGACATCAAACGATGTTACTGTTCCTCATACGCAAACCCAAAAGTGAAATTCTATGACGAAACATACACAGCTACAAGCGTGGCTTCCAGAGCGTTAATTCCATTTACCACTGCGGATACTTCAGAATCTCGATCACCACAGTCCGCCAAGCCATTGGTGAAGACctaaatttgttgaaaagtgCTGGAGACGAATTTTGGACCCAACCATTTCAAACCAACCAAGATACTTTTCGTTTCCACTGCGGCATCGCCGTCAGTCTGGTTATGTAAGAAATCTGTCGCAACGACTAGAGCATCGACAGCTGAACGAATAGATTTTAGAGGTATGAAACGTATGGCGACATCAAAACTAACCATTTCCGACGTTTTTTAGGTTATAATTCACTTCATGGTTGAGAAAACGAAGATGATCGAAACTTATTTTTGACAGGACCTCATCCTGCTGGAACACTCCGTTGATATCGAGatggttttttgtttcttcacaaCCGAATAGAATAATTGAGCATCGATTCTTGGCTTGGgtgaaaatctggaaaagagAAGGCTTCGAGAAGAGGTGATAGGGTCGTAAATATTGCTCAGCGGGAATGTTTCCCTGGAGAAACCACTGGCTATCTGTCtatcttttccgttttggtataGTTGCATATATGAAAGGATGAAGAGATTCACAACAATGTTTTAGGTCTTCCGTGGATCTTGATTAGGAAGAGAGGATTAACATCACAGGTGATGAGGACGATTGTCCCCAATACACTACACATTTCAGTGATTGCTTTTTTGTCTACGAGTAAAACAAGGcaaaaactatttgttttatCTCATTCAATTCTCATTTGAAATATTCCTAGGAAAAACCACGAAAACCTCGGCGTGGTGGTAATGCTGGACAAAACTTCacagtagaaaaataaatcccTCCCGTGAGGTACTATGGTATCGAATGTCGAAGAGTTGTACAAAGCGAAAAATAGACAACAAATGAAGCAATTTCTTCCATAAGAATACCTTTCTCGAAAGGATCCAATCAGCGGCTTCTTTTGCCATAGAAAAATGGCTTCTTCCATCGCACATTTCTTGCATTGAACGCCCACAATCGATGACTAGCACCAAAGCTCCATACTTGTCCTTCTTCAgtattgttttcgtttttccttgctgtttcactttcttttcttcgaactCATCATCAGACATCCTTAAACGACAGCTGTGAATAGAATGTAACTACGTCTACTGTTCTCACTATATCAACGAAATTGTGACACTAGACGGCCtcagggaaaatgtagttgagcaGGGGGCACTCAGTaacgctcttatttctcgaagctctaacttatagcttatatgtcatagatcctctaagaataATGCTTAAGTATTaaggccccgactgatttgattatttacttagagaaataagggcgcaaCTGAGTgcacccaactacattttacttgACGACCCCTAACATCTCACTTACATTTCCACCTACCTATGTGTCACTAACACCTAAAACGGCCCagcaaaatttgaaacttgAGAAAACTCgaattgaaataatttgaaGACGGTCTTCGGCGGGAATGAAAAGGAAGCATAGCCATGGCGCGCTCGTATGATCGACAGAGCGCAAAAATAATCTCAGCGAGCATAGTGACTTCATGACATTTTTGTTGCATTCGACTACACAACAAGTTAGAAATATGGGCGCCTCCTGTTGCTGTAGATGGTCGATGagagaaaaaaccaaaccTGCTGGATCAAATTGTCGTCCGGGTGGAATTGCGCCTGGGCGACAATTTAATCCagcagtttttgttttcctagATCACTGAGTCGTCACTACATTGCTACTGCATTCCAGCATCAAACCTTGTCAGTTCCCGGAAGAGCTCAGAGGCCGAATTTATATattaaggtcaaaacgacacgaagctcactgcagttgcgtaagcggctgcgctcgaagcggcgcggtggagtgtagcggttaaagtCGAGGTGGGAGGACATTtactagcaccattcttcgctgcagttcgctgAGCgtttttcatgtcgttttcgcCATACTTTACTCTTATCGTCACCTAGATGAACTTCTTTGGCCAATAGAAACGTTGAGTTTGGACTGTTCTTCTGCTGTTCGCTACCATTTCTCGAAAAGGACAACAAAGTCTGCTTAATCATTATGCAAGGAAAAGTCTGCCAAATTCGACTCTTTCTTGTCTAATCTTGCGCCTTTTTCGCCGACTCTCTTCATGGTAGATCACTCATCATTTCCTTTTAGAAGTTTTGCACTGTCGGGAAAATTTCTCAATATGCCGTGAGTAAAACCGTTGACCACATCTgagttttgatccaactatcCAGCAATATGAATGCTGTTCAatacgatttttttgtttgagttaGCATAATCTTTAAGGCCTACGTTTCATTTAATCCTCTTACAAATGCGGCagggatttaaaaaaaaagtgttcaggaAACAGGTAACATAGAAccaagaaaacaagaagatcTGTCATCGGTGGTTGAAGCATGAAATTTTAGAtgaagatattttttgttacaCAACTGTAGTATTTCTCATGTGGATCCGACAAAAAAAGGTTAAGAAACTAGTTTAACCGTCAAAACGTCCAATATGCCGTAAAAAGTCGGCCGGTTTCGCTGAGATCACGAGACATTTTTGTGGCAGGGAATCCGCTCAATTTTGAAGTAGAACGAAGGAATTACAGAAGACTCGGCTACATAAAACATAAAGAATAACTTGGGCGACGTTGATCAACCTCTATCTGAAAACGCCTtcgtgttcgacttcaattcagagtagtttgaggttctggaacgcgtgttagcTCATACAATGGCATCGATGTAGTAATCTGGTCTTTTTATAGTCtgagataagtctggtacgaatttctCCTGACCTCAGAGGGTTTAAGAacttgaaaagttcgactttcaatgaacctcggcattgttgaatttatattatcgagtttgataagctgtacacgaggttgttaaataaatttattggctaatgtttcggctatatcgccttcttcaggtTCTTCAGGTTTAAGAACTTGTTCATCACTAGGGCGGTGTCGAACTATCGATCGCGCCAGTAGCAGCCACACCCCCTACCGACTGTGCTACCTCAGCCATCTGATTCACCTGACTCCCATACTTTTGAGCGTATCGAAGCAAGAGAATACTTTGTCCTGTGAGTAAGACCTACTCACATCTTCCTACATTTTGCCAAAAGTTTCAAAGGTAACAAAATTCGAAGTTTCTGTAGCCTAGCGAGGTAAGCCGCTACGCAGCCGCCGAAACAAAAATCGGAGTAGAGAGGCGGTTCAGTCTCGTGCACGCATCCTTTCTTTTGCTTGCTGTATGGTCATTTGTTCTTATCGGTATTTGTGTATCTTATTGTTCGTACTTTTCGCTGTTCGTCTGTGTTGTTGCTGTTATTTTCCGCATTTAAGGTGGTATCTTCTAATTCGTAACTTGCAGAACCTTATGTCGTGTACTCGAACGGAGCCCGTCACGACTACTGAAACAGTAACTGGAGATCAGGTGAGATATAGAGATGTGTTGTGCTATCTCCATCCGTATTTGAACTTTCCGTTACTTGAGCTATgcttcatatatttttttattttacgaaCAAGTATAAAACAAAtcctttatttaattttttttcatttttgtgaaattgtgCGCTTATTAGCTATACAATCCCCACTTGTAGTTGTACCTTGGTATGAACAGCATAATAATGACTACTATACATACAACTTACATGAATCGATACACAATGATCTTTTCT
The Necator americanus strain Aroian chromosome I, whole genome shotgun sequence genome window above contains:
- a CDS encoding hypothetical protein (NECATOR_CHRI.G3248.T1), producing the protein MSDDEFEEKKVKQQGKTKTILKKDKYGALVLVIDCGRSMQEMCDGRSHFSMAKEAADWILSRKIFTQAKNRCSIILFGCEETKNHLDINGVFQQDEVLSKISFDHLRFLNHEVNYNLKNVGNAVDALVVATDFLHNQTDGDAAVETKSILVFTNGLADCGDRDSEVSAVVNGINALEATLVAVGISEDSIESRSSQKQIMDIIKKTDGSSYSFELVA
- a CDS encoding hypothetical protein (NECATOR_CHRI.G3248.T2) yields the protein MAEVAQSVLVTHRMSDDEFEEKKVKQQGKTKTILKKDKYGALVLVIDCGRSMQEMCDGRSHFSMAKEAADWILSRKIFTQAKNRCSIILFGCEETKNHLDINGVFQQDEVLSKISFDHLRFLNHEVNYNLKNVGNAVDALVVATDFLHNQTDGDAAVETKSILVFTNGLADCGDRDSEVSAVVNGINALEATLVAVGISEDSIESRSSQKQIMDIIKKTDGSSYSFELVA